In Geotrypetes seraphini chromosome 11, aGeoSer1.1, whole genome shotgun sequence, the genomic window tcagcAAGGACCTGGCCTCCGACAGGAGAATAGGAAGCTGGGCTCGACAGCAAAGAGAAGCCCCCGGCGGTCGTTCTGGTGGTGTGGCtaagaagtttagcgagtaaccctcggagatgatccggagcacccaagcgtccgacatgatctcggcccaggctggaagaaaggcctgcaagcggcccccgatgggaagggggtccgtCGACAGTGCGGAGGGTGCCCACCCCCATccgcgcatcacgtcaaaaaAGACGGAGCCGGTTTAGACGCCCCTTGTGCCTGAGGCTTCGGTTGGGACGCTCTGCCCTGCTGAGGGGGACGCCGGGGCAGAGGCCTCGAAAaagccggcgtcgacttctgcgggtatcgccgcggaggaggtctaaacggcttctgcggcggggctcggggtttaggacggaccaatgaggcgatagagcgctcatgttcagacaggcatttggtcgccgcctccaaggactcatcaaACAACTCTGAGccaacacatggaagattggccagacgttcttgcaagttcgggtccatatcaagggtacggagccatgcgagacggcgcatcgcTACCGCAAAGGCGGAAACACGAGAGGCCAACTCAAACGCATCGTAAACTGCGTGAAAAAGGTACAACCGCAGCTGTGACAAATTGGCCATAAAGGTACCAAAAtcccccttatgggaatccggcatgaccccataaTAACGGGGCAATGCCTTCACCATATGCCTTAAATAGGacgagaaggtgaatgcgtaattaaggaccctggcagTCATCATggaattggaatagaggcgactACCAAACTTGTTCAGGGTCTGTCCCTCCCGCCCGGGGGGGGGGCCGCAGCAGAGACCCTAGAAGGCTGAGACTTCTttaacgccgactccaccagcaacgagtGGTGGGACAGCTGCGCTTTGTCGAAGCCCTTGCAAGGGACTGtacggtacttcgactccatcttcgatggaaccgctgtgactgtaagaggggagtccaagtttctcaggaaggtctgatggaGAACCTTGttgagaggcagacgaggagtctcccttgggggagagggcaaatcctgctcctccaaaaattccttcgtGTATTGAGAACCTGACCCAAGATTaaggtccaaagccctccccatatcaagcacaaatctagaaaaggaggagggcttcgaaggcggaGAGGGAGATCGAGAAGCCCGCGCCGCCAAGAaagaaggggaagcctcacgggagtaACGAGGTGCCTTACCcgtgccagaccccgaaccccaagaagccgTACCTAGCGACCTCGACGGGATCTGGGAccgcccatgccccgaggaacccctgcggGAAGTCCCCGGGATATGAGGCACCGAGGCATGCCCCttccgtctcggcgaggagtccctcGGTAACTCCacctcggaggaacggaaaagcctcggattatcgaggcggagctcaGACATGCAGGGTCTCAgtcccggtcggcgaggagcgaccgcgccgTCGAGGAGAGCCCCGAAGATgtttgggcttcctcggccgacgcttcgcccgaggccgacccgagggcgaggagtcccgggaggacctcgacgaggacgaagaggaagagatcctccgcaCCCTTTGCACCTTTTCCCGAGGCTGCACGCTCcactcaggctggtcaaccgaggtcgagggcaaggtcggggtcgaggccgaAGCCACCCCGGGGGCCGAAGCCAAGGGTACCGAGGTCGCCGAAGCCGGGGCAGACGAGGCCGAAGTCGGCTGGAGGTGCGCGAGGgcaccggacagctccgaggcaatgagcGCACGGAGTAAGTCTTGAAAGACGGGAACCCCCATCATAGCCGGCAGATCCGGGGctggcgggtgctccctcgagggtgacctcggtctcgagtattcccgcggggcacccgacttcgacgctcggggcgggcccgaggacgacccacccgcccccgtcgatgagcccgaggatggcttcttcgaggctggaacagaagaaggaagtgaggacttacccaccgtcgacttcggggtcgaggacgCAGGCTTCGACGAAGCGGGCTGTCGTGGCGAGGTCAAGGCCGAGGCCGACGTcaaggccttccccgccgcggggtccacagcaaagagctcTGCCATCCGAGCGCGACAGCAGCGGAGAGCTCTCGGCTGTAAAGTAGAGCACCgagtgcaggagtcggttgggtgctcaggacccagacaaagtaagcaccaccggtggggatcggtgatcgaaagcagccgatcgcaccgggtgcactttttaaagcccgtcaagggacgggacatggactcaaaaaccggccgggaacgaacgaggtcccgcggccgcggctaccgggagcccccggagccaaacgaaaaataatttattatttttttttttttccgacgaAAAATGACACacgaacaaataaaaaaaaacaaagtaagcacagcgaccgagaaaaaaacactcagccgcggtgtcagaaggcaaaatagaagagagcacaaattccacagggcttctggctctgcggaaaaaactgaactgaggaccacgaggtgaggatgcgccctctagtgggcaagaaggcatgcacatgcgtggtgcagcatagcaaacttgaaacttcaatcaagtttgcttgaaaagctgtccgcgctggggctccgtagatgatgtcgcccacatgtgagaatatcatgcctgcttgtcctgggataagaaaggttcttatctgctaatttttcCCTAGCTGGCAAACAAATTCATGATGCCAGGATCCCAGCACCCAGTTCTGATTGAGCTGGAAGAAAAGATCAGCTCAAAAATTACTGAATGAACTTACCCAGTAGTAGGACTGTTCCCTATAAACccacattcatttctgaatgtCGGTATTCTTGGTGCTTTAAAATGTTTGCTAGAAACATTAAGCCCATTGATATGAAGAGCTACAGTGGCACATCTGAATTTACTGGAATTTTTTTTTGTGCCCATACCCATTTTTTTTCATTCCTTATGTCTGTACTGCTATGGTTTGTGGGTCATTGCatcatcatcccccccccccaagcatttCTGTTGTGCAAATTGTATGTTTCAGTAAAGCTGAGACCTTTTTCAATAACCAGCCTCGCCTTAACTGAAACAATTGAATACTGTttgggggtttttaaattttgacTGCTACTTCTGGTTTATTTTTATTCATAGTCGAGCAGAGGGCAAATGGATCGTGCTAATTTAATGATGGGTTTCAGTTGCTTAATTAGACTTTCTTTAGTCTGTTCATCTGTTTGTAAATACTCCAATCTTTTGCCTGCTGTCATATTCTAACCCCAGAAGTGTTTGACTTTTCAACAGACTGCAATTATTTTGGCTTCAGACTGAATAGCTGAGGGGACAGATCAAATCTATAGGGGAAGGAGTGTAAGCCTTGAAGCTTTCATCTTTAAACCTTGAACCATTCTTTTATTTATGAGATTCCCAAGGCACGGAATGAGGGACTGATTCAAAAACGCACGTACCACTTAGCTCATACTATTTTGTGGGTCTTTATGCAGAAACAGGAGTTAACTGCACAAAGCCTACTACAGACGGCATATTGACATTTGTGCTATTGAGTCTATTAGGCTCTTAGCACAGATGCAGAGACCACTAAAATGCTGAACCACAACATGGGGCTTTAGCACCAGGTTTGAGAAGGCATAAAAGGTTAGCTTGGCATTTCTGTGGCAGGTAGAGAGGATTTCATGCCTCTATGCTTCCTTTTACTGTGTGCGTATTGatttgcaacttttttttttttttttagagcatgTGGGAGGTGTGCTATAGAGCATAAGGACTGCAGTATGGGGAGAAATGAATGTACAAAAAATTATTTGCATACATATGCACATGCAACTCTTAGATGCTGATTTGTACACAAAACATAGTTGCTAGTGCAAATCTTGTACATATACTTCTGGTGTGCGTACCGTGATAAATGTATGGTTTTGTGCAGAGGAGATTTGCATATTTGGTTACTGTATCGAAGAACAAAACGTTAACAAGAGCAATGCACTTAAGGAGCCCTGCATTAGCCCTGAGGACACAAGCTAATAGGTGTTCTCTCTAAATGTTTAATTAAGCAAAGTACATGTTTTCAAGGATGCACACTTCTGCTAAATGGTGTGTTGAATGTGTCCCTAAATTCATCTACCTTAGAGATCATTACTACCCTGGTGTGAGGAGCAAGGTGTTGGTTTTATTAAATGGATCTTTCTTCCCTCTTATCCCAGAGCCTAATAACGACAGCCCTTTGAACACAAAGGCAGCAGAACTCTGGCAGAATCAGGCTGGTAAGTTTTAGGCATACTTGCAATCCTGTTAAAAAACTGCAAGGTCCTAAAAATATTTGCTTGGTGATGGCTAGTATCTGATTTGTggtgtattgtattttttttgctccattagacgcacctgaccataagacgcaccttaaatttagaggaggaaaacaaaaaaaaaaccattctgaaccaaattctccctgccaggctgtgcACCCAACCCCaaactccttgccaagctctgcaccctgtcccccctcccctgccaggctctgtaccctgtcaccCTCTGCTGGTCTAGTTgtaaggcaggcaggcctagtggctgacaggcaggtagggacagggcgagtagggaggcaggcctgtttTCTCCCCGCCTCTCCCTTCTCAttccccaggcaggcaggccccggccCTCCCCcgccataccttttttttttttttttaacttctggcaCCTTACTCGTTGAGAGCAGTGCACAAGGGTTGCTGGCTGCCTGGTCTCCGCTGAGAATGGTAGAcacggctgcctcctcttctgctctcgtggcaccaggttgcctgcctggtcctgcgccactTCCCGTGAGAACTGAGTTCTTTGCGGAAGCGGCGGGGACCAAGCAGCTAGCAACCCTTGTGCACCACTCAGCGAGTGAGGcgccagaagtttaaaaaaaggtatgcgtgggggggtgggagaggaagAGGGCCAGCAAGCAAGGGAGGGTGGCAACATTAAGTTAACTGGGGGGGGGCACTTTGAGTAttcgctccattagatgcacccttatttccatccacttttttggggaaagaAAGTGCGTCTAATGTAGCGAAAAACATGGTAGTTTGAGATTTATGTGACATTACACAGACCAGCAGGGACCATGAGCTGAAGTCAACTTATAAAAATCTCAAATGGGTCTTTAGTTCTGAAACAAACTTCAATGTGAGATGAATGCTACAGATTTAATAAAACATACAGAGTTATCCCAAGAGGCAAGAATAAGATTTTACTCAAGCCAATATTCCCTCTTTCTGTAATGCTGCCATATCTATCTTCCAGCCTACAAGAAACACCTTCATGAGCTGTATGCCAAGCAGGTGAGAAACAAGGAGAACTGAAGTACTTCTGTTTTACTGTCTTTGTTCCTGTAAATGAATACTGTAATATACTGTTAGTCTATGAATTTTGTGTTGTATAAATAAACTTATTTTATCAGTTTGGATATTGTCTTTCAAATATTTCAGCCTGTTCTTGTCTCTTGACTCTTTGTTTTTCAATGGGATGGGCAAATTCAGTCCAGGTGTTCAGAATTTCTACactgcaatttttatttttttgtattgaaCCTGACTGGCTTGTGGTCTCTGTTTTGCCTACTCCTAGTCTACATAGAAATGACCTAAACAAGTGTGATTGAAACTGTCTAGTATTCAGCTTGGCTCCTGGAAGCTATAGGAGCTCTAATTCTTCTTGGGTTGCTTTAACagtttttggttggtttttttgttgttgttgttttttttttgtagcagACTATTTTCAACTGCATTCTGCTTGCATTTTGTAAGGGTGGCTGGTGCCCACTTTGTATCTTCCCATTCATAGTCTGTTATGAAAACAGGCAGAGAAACCTTTGCCATGGCTGCCCTTGGGTACAGCATCCTCCACCGTGCGTCTCTTCTACAGCCAAAATCTCATGGGCAGAGCCATCTTCCATCTCAAAACTTGAAGTGACCTCAGCCCAGGCCTCTTCCCGGGCTTCCACTGTCCAAATCGGGATGCTGATCTTCATCTCCATGTCGTGGAGCATGCTCTCAACTTGATGGATTTGGATGCTGAGATCTGCTGAACATGGCTGCTCCATGTGTTCCAAAGTGTCATGAGACTTACTGCCTCCTGCTTTAACAGTTCGAGTCCTGTAAGCCACATCAGATGTCTTTCCAAGGATTCCAGTGTTGATTAAACACTTGTTCCTGCTGTGTAAAGGGAAGAGCTGACTTAAATGATGGGCTTTGTAAAGATCCTGCTGATATAGCTCAAGTGTTGACATAAAAAGGACCCAGATTCTCTCGAGTTCCACCCGCTCGTCTGTGCTCACTTGCTGATCAACAAGAAGCTTCATGAGCCTGTTCCTCAGACCTGAATATTGATGAACAACAATTAGAAAATACCAATATGATAAGCTTGACATCTTGGATGTAAATTTAGGGTAGGAGTCCTGAAAATAAATACTTTTTAATATAAAAGTAAAACCAAATCAGAAAAGTGAATATGGTGCTAACCCAGGAGAAATCTGTTTTGAGATCTAGCATATGCATTGAACTGGGCTGTGAACtagaataccatatatacttgaatataaatgggAGATTTTGGACCGAAACAGTAGCTCAAACATGGGGGTCTCGGTTTCTATTTGGTTATGCTATCCAGTTAGTGCAAAGGCAGTGTGAAGTTAGCCTTGCCCTCCTATTCTGGTACCTGGATGACTGTACAAGCAGCACTGCATCCATCACCTGGATAAGTCTGGCCTGTTTACTAGTTCTGCATAGT contains:
- the LOC117345837 gene encoding regulator of G-protein signaling 9-binding protein-like; amino-acid sequence: MLGSHSHAVEESNNKEIEECKKVHASLNKITACYRQLVLCVGGASDSMRLRGELEDSRKKTYDLSNGLRNRLMKLLVDQQVSTDERVELERIWVLFMSTLELYQQDLYKAHHLSQLFPLHSRNKCLINTGILGKTSDVAYRTRTVKAGGSKSHDTLEHMEQPCSADLSIQIHQVESMLHDMEMKISIPIWTVEAREEAWAEVTSSFEMEDGSAHEILAVEETHGGGCCTQGQPWQRFLCLFS